The Limnospira fusiformis SAG 85.79 genomic interval CTGTTCTGGATCTAACTGGTTGCGAGTTTCCAATTCATCCAGTAGTTCCGTCACCGCTTCGCGAATTGCGTCAATGGAATTTTCCCTAACTGTCGTCGCGCCACGAATCGCTCGAACTTGCCACTCCACGCCAAATCCTCCTATGATGCTTAGTAGTATAGGTTAACGGGTGGTCAAACACCACCTCGCCTGTGATTGCTTAACCCCCTGCGTGGGAATGTTTAAGGTCGATACAGCCACAGGGGTAAACCACTGGTAGACAACTCAAATTCTACCCAATTTCGGGCATCCGAGATCCTGTTAGTCGCCGCCAGATTATTACTGAGAACCCGATTTAATAAAGATTTCGGCTTTTCCAGGGTACAGCATTCAGTTTTATCCGGGTCAAGATTGACCATTTCCGCTGTCCATCGACGCGCATCTTCTTCACTCCCCAAGCGATCGATCACCCCCAACTGTAGGGCTTGTTCTCCCGTAAAAATGCGCCCATCAGCAAAAGATCGCACCGCCTCAATTTCCAAATTTCGAGACTCAGCCACAGTGCTGACAAACTGTTGATAACTCGTATCAATCAATTCTTGAAGAATTTGCTGTTCTGGTTCCGTTAATTCCCGGTCAAAAGCTAAAATATCCTTATAAGGTCCTGATTTTATGACCTTAAAAGAAACGCCAACTTTTTCCAGTAGTCTTTCTAAGTTATTTCCCCGCAAAATTACACCAATACTGCCTGTAATAGTGCCAGGATTAGCCATAATATGTTCAGCCCCCATGCCAATATAAACACCACCAGAGGCAGAAATATTACCAAAACTAGCCACAATTTTGACTTTTTTTCTTAAAGATTTAAGGGCGCTATAAATTTCCTGGGAGTCGCCAACTGTGCCGCCAGGACTATCAATCCTCAGCAGTAGCGCGGGAAATTTCCGTTCTTCAACGGTTTTCAGTGCCTCTAAAACCCGCTTGCGGGTATCACCAGCAATAGCACCACTAATTTCGATGCGAGCAATTTGTTTACGAAAACGAGACTTAAATGGCCAAATCATGAACTTTTGGGGCTTAATCAAATGGGACGGGTATCGCCGAGACCAGCAAACAGCTAAAATGGGCTAAAGCTAAACACCTCGTATATATCGAGGAGTACAGCCACCTTATTTAAGTATAATCCCACGGGGGGCTGTCTTAGCCGATGTTCTCAGCTAAAGTAGACTTTTTGGCAGTTAACCCCTATCATAGAAACAGTAACTTAACAAAACTACATATAGCAGCGGACAGGGAATCGGGAACACCGGACATCAAAAGGCCACCATCTAGGTTTCATCTTGTGTCTACTGCTATAAATAGCACAACTCACCCCCAACGAAATCGGGTGAGTGCAAACTTCAAAGATTCCTGGGAGAAAACTTGCCAATGCTAACAAAGCAGACCAACACGGATTTACCCTTGAAACCATTATTGCTGATCGCGCCATTTTTCCTGTGGGGTACGGCAATGGTAGCCATGAAAGGGGTAATTCCCCACACTACACCCCTATTTATGGCGGGGATGAGATTGGTTCCGGCGGGGGTGTTGGTTCTGTTATTTTGCTTAATCCAAGGAAGACCTCAACCTAAAACCTGGAAAGCCTGGTTATGGATTGGCTTATTTGCTTTGGTCGATGGCGCTTTATTTCAAGGATTCCTGGCTGAGGGACTGGTGAGAACTAATGCGGGTTTGGGTTCGGTGATGATTGACACCCAACCTCTGGCGGTAGCCATTCTCTGTCTGTGGCTGTTTAATGAAAGCATCCGCTTTTGGGGATGGTTAGGGTTGGTCATTGGGGTGATTGGTATTAGTGCCATCGGTTTACCGGATCAGTTGATTTTGGGGTGGTTTAACTTACTACCAGCAGAACAAATGGTCACCTCGCCAATATTAGAAAGTGGGGAATGGTTGATGCTATTGGCCGCTTTGTCAATGGCGGTGGGGACGGTTTTAGTCCGGGGAGTGTGTCGCCACTGTGACCCGGTGGTGGGGACGGGTTGGCACATGATTATTGGCGGTTTGCCTCTATTTATGTTGTCTGGTGGCTGGGAAGCTGACCAATGGGTTAATATTGATGGCGGCGGTTGGATGGCGATCGCTTATTCGACTATTTTTGGTAGTGCGATCGCTTATGGCTTATTCTTTTATTTCGCTTCTAGTGGTTCCCTAACTAGCCTCAGTTCCCTCACTTTCCTAACCCCTATTTTTGCCCTGCTATTTGGTAATCTGTTTTTGGGAGAGGTACTCACTCCTTTACAGTCAATGGGGGTGGGATTAACCTTGGTCAGTATCTATCTGGTCAATCAGAGAGATATCTTGGCTGATAAGTTCAAATTTGGTCACTCTGCTGCTGAGTCTATCCCCTCAGAAACTACTCAACCTATGGAGGTATCCCTACCCGTAAAAATCCCGGAGTCCGAACCTAAATTGTAAACCTGAACTGCGAGCTAAGACTATGAAAGTAGGTGCCAACTATCTAGGAGGCGATCGCTGTGAATTTGTCGTCTGGTCCCCCCTTCGAGAAACTGTCAATCTGCAAATCGAGACACCATCACCTCGGCTAGTTCCCATGACTAAGGATTCTCAGGGATACTGGCGGGTGACCGTTTCTGATGTACCACCAGGGACTCGCTATCGTTATCAACTTGATGGCGATACCATTCGACCTGACCCCGCCTCTCAGTCGCAACCAGAAGATGTACACGGACCCTCTCAGGTAGTTGATCATCATGGCTTTCATTGGGAAGATAGCAACTGGTCAGGAGTCCCGCTGGCTGATTTAATTATCTATGAATTGCACGTTGGCACTTTTACCCCAGAGGGTACTTTTCAAGCTGTTATTTCCCGCATTCCCGAATTATTAGAGTTAGGAATTACCGCCATTGAATTAATGCCGGTTTCCCAGTTTCCTGGTAGTCGGAACTGGGGTTATGATGGCGTTTATCCCTACGGTGTTCAGACTTCCTATGGGGGACCAGAAGGATTAAAAGCTCTCGTTAATGCCTGTCATAAACAGGGAATGGCTGTGGTTTTGGATGTGGTATATAACCACTTCGGACCGGAGGGTAATTATACCCGTGATTTCGGACCTTATTTTACTTCTAAATATCAAACACCCTGGGGAAGTGCCATTAACTATGATGATGCGGGTAGTCCGGGGGTGCGGAATTTCGTCTTAGAGAATGTTCTCTATTGGTTCCGCGATTATCATATTGACGCGCTGCGATTAGATGCAATTCATGCTATTTATGACTTTGGCGCTAAACATATTTTAGAGGAAATGTCCGACCGGGTAGCCGCACTATCTGAGGCACAGGGTCGCCAGTTTTACCTAATCGCTGAAAGTGATTTAAATGACGTGAGAATTATTAACCCCAAAAACCTGGGAGGTTATGGGATTGATGCCCAATGGAGTGATGATTTTCACCATGCTTTGAGAACCTTAATTACCGGAGATTTGACCGGGTATTATAAGGATTTTGGCAAATGTGCCGATTTGGCTAAAGCCCTATCCGAGAGTTTTGTCTACTCCTGGGATTATTCCCCTAATCGCGATCGCTATCATGGTAGTTATGCAGGCTCGCGCCCTCCCTCTCAATTTGTGGTATGCTGTCAAAATCATGACCAAATTGGCAACCGGATGTTAGGAGAAAGGTTGTCTCAACTGGCATCCTTGGAAGCCCTAAAATTAGCCGCCGCCACGGTATTGTTATCTCCCTATATTCCTATGTTATTTATGGGCGAAGAGTACGGAGAAACCGCCCCATTTCTGTATTTTATCAGTCACAGTGACCCCGATTTAATTGAGGCAGTTCGCCAGGGGAGAAAATCGGAATTTGAGGAGTTTCACGCCGTCGGAGAACCCCCAGATGCCCAAAGTATTGAGACCTTTAAGCAATCTATTCTCCATTGGGAAAAACGCAGCCAGGGACACCATAAAACCCTCTTAGGTTTCTATCAAAAACTGATTAGCCTACGCCATGAGATTCCCGCTATTAAAAAAGGCGATCGCCAAAGCCAAAAAGTCACCAGCGACGAATCCCAAAAACTAATATCTTCCCATCGGTGGACTGATAACTCTCAAATTTTGTGTATATTGAACTTTAATACACAACCAGTCACCTACCATTTCCAGAATTCTGGTCAAACTTGGCGCAAAAAGTTAGATTCCTCTGATTCTATATGGATGGGTCCAGGTTCTCATCTTCCTGATACCATTAACAATTCCCAGGAAATTACCCTAAACCCCGAAAGTTGTATCCTCTACAACTGTTAAACATCCATTCAGTCAACTACTACTTCCCTCGACATAAATTATGCGTATTCCTGTTGCTACCTACAGAATCCAATTTAACCCTAATTTTGATTTTGAAGATGCCCAAAAAATTGTCCCTTACCTGCAAGAATTAGGCATTTCCGATATCTATGCTTCCCCAATTTTTAAAGCCAGAAGTGGTAGTACCCATGGTTATGATGTCGTTGACCCCAACCAAATTAACCCCGAATTAGGTTCCCCAGAAACCTTTGATGAGTTAATCGAAGAAATCCAAAAACGCGACATGGGATGGGTTCAAGATATCGTCCCTAACCACATGGCTTATGATAGCGAAAATAAGCTATTGATGGATGTGTTAGAACATGGGCCAGATTCCGAATATTTTGATTATTTTGAAATTGATTGGGATCAAGCTTATGAGAACATCAAAGGACGAGTCCTAGCGCCATTATTAGGAGACTTTTATGGCAACTGTTTAGAAAACGGAGAGTTGAAACTTTCCTATAATGAATCCGGGTTAAGTGTCAATTATTACCATCTCAAATTCCCCCTCAGAATTGAATCCTATGCTACCCTCATCAGCTATAAAATTAACACCCTTTCCCAAACCCTAGGAAACCGTCACCCTGATGTAATTAAATTGTTGGGGGTTCTGTATATCCTCAAAAATATTCCCTCCGAAACCTCTAGCCAGCAGCGACGAGACCAGGCGGAATTTGTCAAAAAACTGCTGTGGGAAATTTATCAAGATAATCCAGAGATTCAGAAATTCATTGACGAAAATCTTGATTTCTTTAATGGGGATACCGGGAAAAGGGAGAGTTTTAATCTCTTGGATAACCTGTTATCTGATCAATTTTTCCGCCTGTCATTTTGGAAGGTCGGCGCAGAAGAATTAAACTATCGCCGCTTTTTTACCGTTAATGAATTGATTTGTGTTAGGGTCGAAGATTATAAGGTTTTTCAACGCACCCATGATTTAATTGGTGAGTTTGTCAAGTCCGGTAAATTTACCGGATTAAGAATTGACCATATTGATGGACTTTATAACCCAGTTCAATATCTGCGGTGGCTGCGGGAAAAAACCGGAGAGATTTATATTGTCGTTGAAAAAATCCTGGAATTAGAGGAAAAATTACCCGCTAACTGGCCGATTCAGGGAACCAGTGGTTATGAGTTTTTGAATTATGTCAATGGCTTATTTTGCCAGAGTAAAAATCAGGAAAGGTTTAATCAAATCTATGCCCAAATGACCGGACTTGCCAGAGATTATAATGATTTATTGGTCGCGAAAAAACGGCTAATTGCTGATAAGAATTTGGCGGGAGATGCTGATAATTTGGCACAGTTACTCAAGCGGGTTTGTGGTGATTATCGCTACGGACGAGATTTCACTTTAGTAGGTCTAAAAACTGCGATTATGGAGTTTTTGGTCAGGTTTCCGGTCTATCGGACTTATATTAATCAGGAAGGTGTGGGAGACGATGACCGCGCCTATGTGCAACAGGCGATTCGGGAAGCTAAGGGGAAATTGCCGGAACTTTTGAATGAGCTTAATTTGATGGAAAAGTTCCTGTTTCTTGATTATGATGAGTTTTTGAGTGAGGAAAATCAACAGTTGTGGCTGCGTTTTGTGATGAAATTGCAGCAGTTTTCCGGTCCGTTAACGGCTAAGGGAATTGAAGATACTCTGTTTTATGTTTATTACCGATTTTTGGCGTTAAATGAGGTGGGAGGTGCGCCTAATCATTTCGGTATTTCTCTGGAAGAATTCCACCAGTTTAATCAGCAACGTCTGGACAGTTGGCCCCATGCCATGAATGCGACGGCTACCCATGACACCAAGCGAGGGGAAGATGTCCGATCGCGTTTAAATGTGATTTCAGAAATACCTGATCAGTGGGAAGAAAGGGTGAAGGTTTGGTCACAGTTGAACCTTGTTCATAAAACCAAAATTGATAGCAAGATAATTCCCGATCGCAATGATGAATATTTCCTCTATCAGACTTTGGTCGGTTCTTTCCCCTTCCTAGAAGAAGAATATCCTGAGTATATCCAACGGATTAAAGATTATGTCGTTAAAGCAGTCCGGGAAGCTAAAGTACATACGGCTTGGTTACGACCAGATACTGATTATGAAAATGGCTTTGTGAATTTTGTCGAGCAAATCCTGGATTTCTCGGAGGATAATAAATTTTGGCAGGAGTTCCGACCCTTCCAAGAAAAAGTCGCTTTTTATGGGGTGTTTAATTCCCTGTCTCAGACTCTACTCAAGTTAATCAGTCCTGGACTACCCGATATTTATCAGGGGACAGAATTATGGGATTTAAGTTTAGTTGATCCAGACAACCGTCGTCCGGTCGATTTTGATGGTCGCCTGTCCTATCTCCAGGAAATTAAGCGACGATCGCGCACCGGAATGGAGAATTTAATTGATGATTTAATGGCGACTTGGGAAGATGGTCGTTTAAAGTTGTTTTTAATTGCGCGGGTTTTACAAGCCAGACAGGAATATCTGGAGGTATTCCAACAGGGAGACTATCAACCTGTAGCCGTAACTGGTAAATATAGCGATCGCATTATAGCTTTAGCGCGCAGTCATGGTAAACAGACAGCGATCGCCATTGTACCGAGGTTTTTGACCGATGTTATAGAACCCCCTCAATTTCCCCTAGGTGATATTTGGGGAGATACCGCTATAATTGTTCCAGAAGGTAGTGGGTCTAATTGGCATGAAGCGATCGTCAATCATGACATAGCCGCCAGTCCCAACATTCTCGTAAGTCAAATTCTCCAGTATTTCCCCGTCGGTTTACTGATTAATGAATCAGTCCCCATTTCCGACAAATAATTCCCTAGTCTCCTTGGGGGTATTCTTCCCATAACTTTGTCTTTTGGCGAATACTCCCATAATTACCATTCCCCAAAATCAGGTGGTCGAGGATAGGTAAAGACAATAATTGACCCCCTTCCAGAAGTAGGCGGGTCAACTCAAGATCTTGATAACTAGGTTCAACATTTCCTGAAGGGTGATTATGAGCAATAATCAGACGGGTGGCATTGTGTTTGAGTACCTCCCGGAAAATGTCACGGGGATGAGCCAGGGTTTCTGTAGCCGTTCCTATGGTCAACAGCTTAGTTCCCAATAGGCGGTTTTTCACATCCATTAACAAGATAGCAAATCTTTCTTGTGTCTGCCACATCAAATTATGGCTGAGAGCATTAGCAGCCACCAGGGGACTGTCAATGACCGTCAATTCCGGGGGTTTAGATAGAAAGACTCGCTTTCCCAATTCGATCGCAGCTAGGATAGTGGTAGCCTTAGCCGGACCTACTCCGTCAATTTTAGTAAGTTCCGCGACGCTGATATTTGGCATCACCGAGAGGGGATCTTTCTGATACTGGCTGAGTTCCTTTAATATGTATTGTCCGAGACCAACCGACGAGAGTTTCCCTTTTCCCTGACCTGTTCCCAGCAAAATGGCTATTAATTCTGCGGTAGAGAGGCTTTGGGGTCCCAAAGCCATTAATCTTTCACGGGGTCTCTCACTCGTAGGGATATCCGCAACTCTGAGGCTGTAGGTCATGCCATAATTTACACTCGTAAGTTAGATGAAGCATTCCCCGATTGTAGCCCACAAATGACCAGTTAATTCCGAAATAAAAATAAAATTCCCCCGAATAGGGGGAATTGATTTAGGTCTTGCCTTTTTCAGGGATAGAAGCGATCGCTTTTGGTTTTTGGTAGCTTACGCCACCCCCAATCGCCTATCGCTCCTCAACCCCTATGTCACTAAATAATCAGAATGTCACTGGTGGTAATAACCGGGAAGGTTCCATCCGGCAGTGGATTGAACCGAATAATAGGATTCGCTCCTTCTGGTGTGATTCCTCCTGCTATATTGCTGTCATCGTACCAGAGTACACCAAACTCTCGTTCATAAATTAGCGCTGGAGTATTAATTGCCTCCATCTGTGCAGCATTAAGGGTATCCCGCCAACCTCCTTCTTCCAAGTTAACGAACTGGTTCTGTCCAAGTTGATTGCCAGGTACTCCCGGAACCAGAGCAAAGCCAAAGCCACCAACGCTAGGGTCTCTGAAAAACACCAGTCGGTCATTACCACTGTGATTAAAGTCGGTAATAAAGTCCATATCCGCAAAAACGTCCTCAGATTCAGGATCAGGTATCACCGACCCACGGAACTGATAGACGAAGTGGTCGTCACCCTCACCACCAGTTAAGATGTTTTGACGGGCGTTTGGACTGTTGCCACCGTAGAGGGTATCATTTCCAGGTCCACCATCAAGTATATCATTACCTTCACCACCGACGAGGAAGTCATTACCACCGCCACCGAGGAGAGTATTATTGCCAGCGCCACCGAAGAGGAGGTCATTACCTGATCCGGTGATAATCAGGTCATTGCCCCTACTACCCTCAATGGTATTGTTACCGTGAAGGTTGGTGATATCTACGCCCTGAAGAGTTTCGCCCTCAACAACGTCATCTTCGCCGATAACCAAAGCTGCCGTGATACTGTCATCACCCAGCATATTGGCAGTATCAGTCAACAGGATGTCATTGGTAGTTCCCAATACAATGGTATCGTTACCAGAGCCACCAGCGATAACGTTAGTGATAGTATCGTCACCAACAGGCAACTCCTCTTCACCTACATCAGTATCCTCACGGGCAGGATTTACGGCGTAAATTAAGTCATTACCAGCCCCACCAAACAGGCTAACGGTAATCTCTTGGGGAATAGTATTGGTGTTAAACCACTGGCGACCGTCCAGGGTGTTGTTGCCACTGCCACCGTCCATCAAACTGAAGAGTTGCCCCACCAGGCTATCATCGCCTTCACCACCAAATAGGGAGTCACCCAAAAATGCAGATACTAAGGTATCGTTACCAAGACCACCATCTAGGACGCTACCTCCCGCAAAACCTGGTCGGGAACTAGGAATACCCTGGGTGGTTGGTTGGTCTGAGGGGTTAGTGGATAGGAAGTCATCTCCGTCGCCGCCCAATAGGGTATCCTGAGCGGCAAAACTCATAATCGTATCGTTACCAGCACCACCAACTAGGGAGTTCTGGCCTTCTCCGAATCTGCCGATGGGACCCATAATTGAATCGTCACCAGCACCACCCATCATGGTTACTTGGGTGACACCAACCAAGGCGGGCCTAGTATCAAAGGGGGCAAAACTCTGGGTCAGAGGATCAAAATCGGATGGGCCAATACCAGTAACCCGTTCATATGCCCTAGGGTCTTGAATTCTGAAGATGTTTGCAGCTACTAGGGTGTCGTTACCTTGATCCCCAGAAAGGTACGAGCCGCTGCCAACTCCCACAATGAAGTCGTTATCTTGACCACCATAGAGACTATCTCCGGTGTTGATCCCAACAATCGTGTCATTGCCAATGTTGCCGTTAACCCAGTTGTTACCTTGGTTAGCACCACCAACAGCAGGGGGAACCGCTAGACCAACATTGCTCTGACCAGAGGCATTGTAGAAACCGATTCGGTCATCTCCTTTACCCCCGTAGATGGTGTCATTACCCTGCAAACCACCTAATATCGTGTCGTCATCCTGATTCCCAAACATGAGGTTGCCGCCAGCGACTGCAACTAGCAAGTCTCTTCCGGCTCCTCCATACAGGGTTGCTGGTAGTTCAGCGACGATGGTATCGCGACCGTCTCCACCCACTAAAGCCACCCCAGCAGCACGACCTAACAGAGAGTCATTACCAGGGCCACCAAATAGGGTATCACCGGGGCCACGAGCTACCAGGACATCATTTCCACTAACGTCACTGCCAACTAGGCTATCTCCATAAACCAGACTACCTCCCAGGGTTGAGGTGAAAATGGTGTCGTTTCCTCCAAGACCCAGGATTGTGTCTGGTCTAGGGGCAAAAGGTGCGTCCTGATTATATTGATCAGGTCCGCTAGTTAAAAAGGTTGGACCTCTTCCAGATGTCATTTTGTTTCACTCCTCCGCAATGATGTTTTTTGATCCGTTGGGACTACAGACACTGCCTGAAACACCAGAGATTGTTCCGCAGTAGTTTAACCTTTTTACCGTCAGCAAGTCTAGTCCCTTCCCCACTGTTCTGTCTACAATGTCTGTAGTGTGGTTAGGATTGCTTGGGTGTATTATGATTGGTTCTTGGGGCAATTTCTCCAGAAATGTCTGGTAATCATTACTCTTAAAGATTATCTTGGGTACTCTTGCTGTTGGGACGAAATATATCCCTACTATGTTCCTGCCCACTCCTTATTTCAGCCAGTTTCAGCCCAAAAGGGTCTTATAAGCACGCTGATAAGATTTCGCTCAGATATGATTTATGCCCGGGAACTCCTCCTTTTTTCGTCTAGTCAAAGGTCTATTTGATGGGAATTATATGTTATTTCTGACCACTAACTTTGCTGTAGCAAAATTAGATAATCTGGGGTCAAAGTTTCGGGTTAGGGAAACCTCGATCGCCTATGCAATGACTGGCTGGGAGGAAATCTGTTCCCCAGAGGTGGGCTGGGATTTTTGAGCGACTTGTTCGATCAGTTGCAGTTGTTTTGACAACAATTTGGACAGATCATAACGCTCTAGGACTGTTTCCCTGGCTCGGACTCGCAAATCTGCCATACGGTTGGGGTGGTCTAATACCTCATCAACCCGGTCGGCGATTTGTTTGGGGGAAAAGAAATCGACCAGTAAGCCGTTGTAGCCATCTTGAATCACCTCCCGAATAGGGGGGGTGTCGGAACCAATGACTAGACAACCGGTGGAAAGGCTTTCTATCATAGACCAAGACAATACAAAGGGTCGAGTTAAGTATACATGGACTGCAGAGGCTTGAATCACTTTCAGGTATTGGCCATAGGGCAAGGGACCGACAAAGTGAATCCTAGATAGATCCAGGGGGATCTGAGCCAGCATTTTGTCTTTGTAACTCATGCCATTGGGTAAGGATTTACCGTAGCAAACTCTCTCGGATCCGACAACTACCACATGGCAGTTTGGTCGTCTTTCCTGTATGTACGCCACGGCTTCGATAAATTCTGGAAAACCCCTATAAGGTTCCATACCACGCGCTACATAGGTGACTATCTCATCAACTTGACTCAAGTCTAAATTAGGTAGTACCAATTTAGCGCTGGGGTCGGGTTTAAAGTAGGTGGTGTCTACGCCGTCATGAATGACGGAGATTTTCGATTGGAGTTCCGAGGGAAATTGCGATCGCTGCCAATAGGTGGGTGAAATCCCCCAATCACAGGAGTATAGGTCAATTAAAATCGGGCAATTTTTGACTCTAATCCTAGCCATATCATCAACGGTGAGGGGGTCGGCGGGGTCAAAGTCCGCATCGGAACCTTTAGCCTTATAAAACCACTCGAAATAACACAGTAAAGGGGTATCGGGAAAAGCCTCTTTGATGAAGAGGGTGGGACCCCAACCGGAGTGACCGCAGACGATATCGGGAACAAAACCCATGGATTTGAGTTTCTCAGCCATCCGATAGACGGCTTGACCATATATTACAGCACTTTCTATTCCCCGCAAATATTGGTGAGTTTCCGGGGCGCTGTCCCGGTTGGGGGTGAATAGGGCTTTAGTAACTCCGGGAATTTTCCATTCTGGGCGTTCGTATTTGGTACCGAAAATGATTTGATTATTGGGGTCTGCACCCAGGGCGGTGATAATATGTCGATATTGGGCGGGAAAGTTGGGATGTAGGAATAATGCTCGCATAATCAAGGAATAGTTGGGCTATGAAGTGATACTGACTGTGGGGGAAACGGGGGCGCGACAGATCCAAACGCAGTCACGGGGTACGGTGGTGGTGTCTTTGTGTAAGATTTCGTAGCCGATATGGCTGAGAAATTTAGCCATCAGGTTGTCGGTCATTATGGAAAAGGCGGTTCCTTGTCTACGTCCCAGCAGGTTCTGATCCCAATCTACTAGGAATTTCTGCCAACCGAGGTCACTGAGGGTGTTGGTGTGGTGGAATATACACAGG includes:
- a CDS encoding glycosyltransferase family 4 protein codes for the protein MRALFLHPNFPAQYRHIITALGADPNNQIIFGTKYERPEWKIPGVTKALFTPNRDSAPETHQYLRGIESAVIYGQAVYRMAEKLKSMGFVPDIVCGHSGWGPTLFIKEAFPDTPLLCYFEWFYKAKGSDADFDPADPLTVDDMARIRVKNCPILIDLYSCDWGISPTYWQRSQFPSELQSKISVIHDGVDTTYFKPDPSAKLVLPNLDLSQVDEIVTYVARGMEPYRGFPEFIEAVAYIQERRPNCHVVVVGSERVCYGKSLPNGMSYKDKMLAQIPLDLSRIHFVGPLPYGQYLKVIQASAVHVYLTRPFVLSWSMIESLSTGCLVIGSDTPPIREVIQDGYNGLLVDFFSPKQIADRVDEVLDHPNRMADLRVRARETVLERYDLSKLLSKQLQLIEQVAQKSQPTSGEQISSQPVIA